The following are from one region of the Thermoproteus uzoniensis 768-20 genome:
- a CDS encoding molybdopterin-dependent oxidoreductase, producing the protein MECREIRLERPWPPNQVKARRFVVYDVYDPPDVPFEAHTIRVVGLVERPLEMPLRELAARYPCVDLVAPFHCVTGWSIERVVWRGVQTKALLEDARPYGPFALAWGADGYSATLPLEALMEETSVIAWAMNGEPLPKKHGAPARLVVPTRYAWKSVKYFAALEVLEGPVPGYWEASGYSINADPWREERFDFGSPQMRGRRTSF; encoded by the coding sequence GTGGAGTGTAGGGAGATAAGGCTGGAGAGGCCTTGGCCCCCCAACCAAGTCAAGGCCCGTAGGTTCGTGGTATACGACGTGTACGACCCGCCGGACGTGCCCTTCGAGGCCCACACCATAAGGGTCGTCGGCCTCGTGGAGAGGCCTCTCGAGATGCCGCTGAGGGAGCTCGCCGCCCGCTATCCCTGCGTCGACCTCGTCGCCCCGTTCCACTGCGTCACCGGGTGGTCGATAGAGAGGGTTGTGTGGAGGGGCGTCCAGACCAAGGCGTTGCTGGAGGACGCGAGGCCCTACGGCCCCTTCGCCCTGGCCTGGGGCGCCGACGGCTACAGCGCTACCCTGCCTCTGGAGGCCCTCATGGAGGAGACGTCCGTAATCGCCTGGGCCATGAACGGCGAGCCCCTCCCCAAGAAGCACGGAGCCCCCGCGAGGCTCGTCGTGCCGACCCGCTACGCGTGGAAGAGCGTGAAGTACTTCGCCGCGTTGGAGGTGCTGGAGGGCCCCGTCCCCGGCTATTGGGAGGCCTCCGGCTACTCCATAAACGCCGATCCGTGGCGCGAGGAGAGGTTCGACTTCGGTAGTCCCCAGATGAGAGGCCGCCGGACCTCTTTCTAG
- a CDS encoding zinc-binding dehydrogenase: protein MRAVGFEKFGGPEVLKTIEAPDPRPGPGEVVVRVLATSVNRLDLLVRSGTFGAAIPLPHVPGADVVGVVEEVGPGVVDVSRGDLVVSNTIYGCGSCRYCARGDEVLCPRHKVVGVSTWGSYGELVKLPARALVRPPKGLKIEDLAAMPLAYGTAWRALRTVGRVGPGSTVFIWAAAGGVGTFAVQLAKALGAFVIAQTRSEEKGRMLKALGADAVVYGHDVAQQVAALVEDGVDVVVDTTGAYLQTSINMARPGGLVVAMGYLVGPEARFDVRTLYRRGKAIVGVQTSNRWELAEALEFAARRGIRPIVQEVLPVEEAAKAHALLESGKVFGKIVLRHE, encoded by the coding sequence GTGAGGGCCGTCGGGTTTGAGAAATTCGGCGGACCCGAGGTGCTCAAGACGATCGAGGCGCCCGACCCCCGGCCGGGCCCGGGCGAGGTGGTGGTCAGAGTCCTCGCGACGTCCGTCAACAGGCTCGACTTGTTAGTGAGGAGCGGCACGTTCGGCGCCGCCATACCGTTGCCCCACGTCCCGGGCGCCGACGTGGTCGGCGTGGTCGAGGAGGTCGGGCCCGGCGTCGTCGACGTGTCGCGGGGCGATCTCGTCGTGTCCAACACAATATACGGATGCGGGTCCTGCAGATACTGCGCGAGGGGTGACGAGGTGTTGTGCCCCAGACACAAGGTCGTCGGCGTGAGCACGTGGGGCTCCTACGGGGAGCTGGTCAAGTTGCCGGCGCGGGCCCTCGTGAGGCCTCCCAAGGGGCTGAAGATCGAGGATCTGGCCGCCATGCCTCTGGCTTACGGCACCGCGTGGAGGGCCTTGAGGACTGTGGGGCGCGTGGGGCCCGGCTCGACCGTGTTCATATGGGCTGCCGCCGGCGGGGTCGGCACATTCGCCGTGCAGTTGGCCAAGGCGCTGGGCGCCTTCGTGATAGCCCAGACCAGGAGCGAGGAGAAGGGGCGTATGTTGAAGGCCTTGGGGGCTGACGCTGTCGTCTACGGCCACGACGTGGCACAACAAGTGGCGGCGCTGGTCGAAGACGGCGTGGACGTAGTCGTCGACACGACGGGTGCCTACCTACAGACGTCCATCAACATGGCCAGGCCCGGAGGGCTGGTCGTGGCCATGGGCTATTTGGTTGGGCCCGAGGCGAGATTCGACGTGAGGACCCTCTACAGGAGGGGCAAAGCGATAGTGGGCGTGCAGACGTCGAACCGGTGGGAGCTCGCCGAGGCTCTCGAGTTTGCGGCCAGACGCGGCATAAGGCCGATCGTGCAAGAGGTCCTGCCTGTGGAAGAGGCCGCAAAGGCTCACGCGTTGCTGGAGTCGGGCAAGGTCTTCGGGAAAATAGTGTTGAGGCATGAATAG
- a CDS encoding SDR family oxidoreductase, protein MGGRLQGARVFVGGVGPGLGSAVVYFALLEGARVFAVARSRDFLERLRRELSGLGELHVGAYDLSRPESAEAAVAEAASKLGGLDAVVVTAGGYVEAPIDALDPAVLEEMLSRNLKAHLYAVRAAVRRLKPGSSIVLVTAVGGAYPAWLRNNAAYVSSKAALARAVEALAAELAERGIRVNGVAPGGMRKDFAPGRDWRRERRLGDPQAPPEDVARVIIWLLTDESYWVNGAVIPVDGGRRLL, encoded by the coding sequence ATGGGCGGGAGACTTCAAGGGGCGAGGGTTTTCGTCGGCGGCGTCGGGCCCGGTCTGGGTTCTGCCGTCGTGTACTTCGCCCTTCTGGAAGGAGCCAGGGTGTTCGCTGTGGCGAGGTCTAGGGATTTCCTGGAGAGGCTACGGCGCGAGCTCTCCGGGCTTGGGGAGCTCCACGTGGGCGCCTACGACCTCTCGCGGCCCGAGTCCGCGGAGGCGGCGGTGGCCGAGGCCGCGTCCAAGCTGGGCGGGCTGGACGCGGTTGTGGTGACGGCGGGAGGGTACGTCGAGGCTCCGATAGACGCTCTGGACCCCGCGGTCCTGGAGGAGATGCTCTCGAGGAACCTCAAGGCCCACCTCTACGCCGTGAGGGCGGCCGTGAGGCGCCTCAAGCCGGGCTCCTCGATTGTCCTCGTGACTGCCGTCGGCGGGGCCTATCCCGCCTGGCTGAGGAACAACGCGGCGTACGTCTCGTCGAAGGCCGCGCTGGCGAGGGCCGTGGAGGCCCTGGCCGCTGAGCTCGCGGAGAGAGGCATCAGGGTGAACGGCGTGGCGCCCGGCGGCATGAGAAAGGACTTCGCCCCTGGCCGGGACTGGAGGCGGGAGCGTCGGCTGGGGGACCCGCAAGCCCCTCCTGAGGACGTGGCCCGCGTCATAATATGGCTGTTGACTGACGAGTCGTACTGGGTAAACGGCGCGGTTATACCTGTCGACGGCGGGAGGAGGCTCCTTTAG
- a CDS encoding CPBP family intramembrane glutamic endopeptidase, protein MNRDVVYVALPALLWPLTFDILRSQFLYAMAASTAVLAALTLLWRRGDVAWLRARAPVALAAGVAASAALYFVFVAGHLAMASLGLGSSVTSVYRMLTSAPPLVLAVAVVPIGVFEEIYWRGGLQGLFKARDYPGWALSAVYYTAVHISTLNPALVAGALVIGLVDGLLAERLGLAASTAAHVIWLELVAFFPP, encoded by the coding sequence ATGAATAGGGACGTCGTCTACGTCGCGTTGCCCGCGCTCCTCTGGCCCCTCACCTTCGACATATTGCGTAGCCAATTCCTCTACGCCATGGCCGCCTCCACTGCCGTGTTGGCCGCGTTGACTCTGCTGTGGCGGCGGGGCGACGTGGCGTGGCTTAGAGCCCGCGCCCCCGTCGCCTTGGCGGCTGGGGTTGCGGCGAGCGCCGCCCTATACTTCGTCTTCGTCGCCGGCCATCTAGCCATGGCCTCTCTGGGGCTCGGCTCCTCCGTGACGTCGGTGTACCGTATGTTGACGTCCGCGCCTCCGCTGGTGCTGGCGGTCGCGGTGGTGCCCATAGGAGTCTTCGAGGAGATCTACTGGCGCGGCGGACTACAAGGGCTCTTCAAGGCGCGGGACTACCCCGGGTGGGCTCTCTCAGCCGTATACTACACTGCTGTGCACATCTCGACGCTCAACCCGGCCCTCGTGGCCGGCGCCTTAGTGATAGGCCTTGTCGACGGCCTCTTGGCGGAGCGCCTCGGCCTAGCCGCCTCGACTGCGGCCCACGTGATATGGCTGGAGCTCGTGGCCTTCTTCCCGCCCTAG
- the cimA gene encoding citramalate synthase: MSRQSGAYVGDRVEVLDTTLRDGAQGAAVSFTLEDKIRIALKLDEVGVDYIEGGWPYSNPKDREFFKAMKRYGLSRAKLAVFGSTRRRGVRPERDESLNSLVEADVPAAVIFGKSWTLHVREVLGATWEENLSMIAESVEYLKSHGMEVIYDAEHFFQGYQEDPEMALASIEAAWRAGARVVVLADTNGGTPPHEIYRIVGEVKERFPAMPLGAHMHNDIGCAVANTLMAVAAGARHVQGTINGIGERTGNADLTAVLPTLELKMGLKVLRDEPPGVKFGRLREASRLVYEALGIQPNPYQPYVGDFAFAHKGGVHADAVMKVPRAYEHVDPALVGNRRVIVVSEVAGGASLALKAAEELGLSLDKRSEAVRQALEEIKALEREGYSFDAAPASALLILMRRLGIHKERFKLLEWRVVTGPTSSAYAVVKVNIGGREVLEAGEGVGPVHAVDVALRRALTSAFPELQKTYLRDYRVVLPTAVKSTESIVRVTVEFSDGDRVWRTVGVSSNVVEASIKAIIDAYDFALQLDGLNLH, translated from the coding sequence ATATCGAGGCAATCTGGGGCATATGTCGGGGATCGGGTCGAAGTTCTCGACACGACGTTAAGAGACGGGGCGCAGGGCGCCGCCGTCTCCTTCACCCTCGAGGACAAGATAAGGATCGCCCTAAAGCTCGACGAGGTCGGCGTCGACTACATAGAGGGGGGCTGGCCCTACTCAAACCCCAAGGACCGCGAGTTCTTCAAGGCCATGAAGCGCTACGGGCTGTCGAGGGCCAAGCTGGCCGTGTTCGGCAGCACCAGGCGGAGGGGCGTCAGGCCTGAGAGGGACGAGAGCTTGAACTCGTTGGTGGAGGCAGACGTGCCGGCGGCCGTGATATTCGGCAAGAGCTGGACCCTCCACGTGAGGGAGGTGCTGGGCGCCACTTGGGAGGAGAACTTGTCCATGATCGCGGAGAGTGTGGAGTATTTGAAGAGCCACGGCATGGAGGTTATATACGACGCCGAGCACTTCTTCCAGGGGTACCAAGAGGATCCCGAGATGGCCCTGGCCTCTATAGAGGCGGCTTGGAGGGCCGGCGCACGCGTCGTCGTGCTCGCCGACACCAACGGCGGCACTCCGCCGCACGAGATCTACAGAATCGTCGGCGAGGTCAAGGAGAGGTTCCCCGCAATGCCTCTGGGGGCCCACATGCACAACGACATAGGGTGCGCCGTCGCCAACACCCTCATGGCGGTGGCCGCCGGGGCGAGACACGTGCAGGGGACCATAAACGGCATTGGTGAGAGGACAGGCAACGCAGACCTGACCGCCGTGTTGCCGACGCTGGAGCTCAAGATGGGGCTGAAGGTGCTCCGCGACGAGCCTCCCGGCGTCAAGTTCGGCAGGCTTAGGGAGGCCTCGCGGCTGGTCTACGAGGCCTTGGGGATCCAGCCGAACCCCTACCAGCCCTACGTCGGCGACTTCGCCTTCGCCCACAAGGGAGGGGTCCACGCAGACGCCGTCATGAAGGTGCCGAGGGCGTATGAGCACGTCGACCCGGCGCTTGTGGGCAACAGAAGGGTCATAGTGGTGTCCGAAGTCGCCGGAGGGGCCAGCCTGGCCCTCAAGGCGGCCGAGGAGCTCGGCCTGTCGCTCGACAAGAGGAGCGAGGCAGTGAGGCAGGCGCTGGAGGAGATAAAGGCGTTGGAGAGGGAGGGCTACTCCTTTGACGCGGCGCCGGCCTCCGCCCTCCTCATATTGATGAGGCGCCTCGGGATCCACAAGGAGAGGTTCAAGCTCCTCGAGTGGAGGGTCGTGACGGGCCCGACGTCGTCGGCGTACGCGGTGGTCAAGGTCAACATAGGCGGCAGAGAGGTCCTCGAGGCGGGGGAGGGCGTCGGCCCGGTCCACGCCGTGGACGTGGCCCTGCGGCGCGCCCTCACGTCGGCGTTCCCGGAGCTGCAGAAGACCTATCTGAGGGACTACAGAGTGGTTCTGCCCACGGCCGTGAAGAGCACGGAGAGCATAGTGCGGGTGACCGTGGAGTTCTCGGACGGGGATAGGGTGTGGCGGACCGTCGGCGTGTCGAGCAACGTGGTGGAGGCCTCCATAAAGGCCATAATAGACGCCTACGACTTCGCGCTCCAGCTAGACGGCTTGAATCTTCATTAA
- a CDS encoding prenyltransferase — protein MLAEIFKSLRPWSFLMTLASISSAAALALADGRWPGDGVVLYAITIAGTILFHAAVNVINDYYDTIRGVDTPTSPTALYRPHPLLSGLFSPRQALAVGLGLFSAGAAAVAVAAALGRLLVLPIFAIGALVLFSYTGPLAYLKYRGLAEPMVFVVWGPIFFLGGYYAVSGHLSIRPLEYSVPLGLLVAAVVLANNIRDIDSDARAGVRTVAVRLGKRRAVALYRSLIAAAYVWSAWLALGDPALALTALAAPLALKLSRWIEDPARTLAEARTAQFALLFAALFAAGTALRVLLP, from the coding sequence ATGTTGGCCGAGATATTCAAGTCGTTGAGGCCCTGGAGCTTCCTTATGACTCTGGCCTCTATAAGCTCGGCCGCGGCGCTTGCGCTCGCCGACGGCCGGTGGCCGGGCGACGGCGTGGTCCTATACGCCATAACCATCGCCGGCACGATCTTGTTCCACGCCGCCGTCAACGTCATCAATGACTACTACGACACAATCCGCGGCGTCGACACGCCGACGTCCCCCACGGCGCTCTACAGGCCGCATCCGCTGTTATCTGGGCTCTTCTCCCCGCGCCAGGCTCTCGCCGTGGGGCTGGGCCTGTTCTCGGCCGGCGCCGCCGCGGTCGCCGTGGCCGCCGCCCTAGGCCGGCTCCTGGTGTTGCCCATATTCGCCATAGGCGCGCTGGTCTTGTTCAGCTACACGGGGCCTCTCGCGTACCTCAAGTACAGAGGCCTCGCCGAGCCGATGGTGTTCGTCGTGTGGGGGCCCATATTCTTCCTCGGCGGCTACTACGCCGTGTCCGGCCACCTATCTATCCGGCCGTTGGAGTACTCCGTGCCTTTGGGGCTCCTAGTCGCCGCCGTAGTTCTGGCCAACAACATAAGGGACATAGACAGCGATGCGAGGGCCGGGGTAAGGACAGTCGCTGTGAGGCTTGGGAAGAGGCGCGCCGTGGCGCTCTATAGATCGCTCATAGCGGCGGCGTACGTCTGGTCCGCGTGGCTGGCTCTCGGAGATCCGGCGTTGGCCCTAACCGCGTTGGCCGCGCCGCTCGCCCTCAAGCTCTCCCGCTGGATCGAGGATCCGGCCAGGACCTTAGCCGAGGCGCGGACGGCGCAGTTCGCCCTCCTGTTCGCCGCGCTCTTCGCCGCAGGTACCGCCTTGAGGGTCTTGTTGCCGTGA
- a CDS encoding DsrE family protein, whose amino-acid sequence MKALIHVDREDLLTMSIALSNVENLLEAVPGAEVAVVANGSAVLFFVRQSPAHIRERLEALAGRGVKFYVCANSLRAHGIDSDDLLPFAEVVPAGIAKILELQAAGYLYVKP is encoded by the coding sequence GTGAAGGCACTTATCCACGTGGATAGGGAGGACTTGCTCACGATGTCCATAGCCCTCTCCAACGTCGAGAACTTGCTGGAGGCGGTGCCGGGGGCGGAGGTGGCCGTCGTCGCCAACGGAAGCGCCGTGTTGTTCTTCGTCAGGCAGTCGCCCGCCCACATTAGGGAGAGGCTGGAGGCCCTCGCCGGGAGGGGCGTCAAGTTCTACGTCTGCGCAAACTCTTTGAGGGCCCACGGGATAGACAGCGACGACCTCCTCCCATTCGCCGAGGTGGTGCCCGCGGGCATCGCCAAGATCCTCGAGCTACAGGCCGCCGGCTACCTCTACGTGAAGCCGTAA
- a CDS encoding heavy metal translocating P-type ATPase, giving the protein MDIKLRIEGGREAVLKILGMHCATCALTVQRALASVPGVVAASASLASDEARLLVDPARLRYGDLLRAVRRAGYDVYAEEAYLALRGVGPEEVHKAAEAAEGWGVFEARPDVVGGGVSVLYNPLDVSAEEVKRRLEGAGFEVAEVRTGAVETDVDRRAAAVELAELGRRLAVAAPLAAVLMALMFVRLGAWWAPLLQWALATPVQLYSGWRFLKGAFRAFRNATANMDTLVALGTSATYLYSAYAAAAGLPTYFEASAAVIAFVLAGRYLEAKMRLRTGEAVRRLLGLQPPRARVVAGGAEVEKPADEVAPGEIVLVRQGERIPVDGVVDDGRGYVDESAFTGEPMPVEKKPGDLVLAGSTLVRGSLAVRTTRSGRHTLIAQMAKLVRHAQNARLPVQSLVDRIAGVFTWAVMAVAAATFAVWLARGAPLGTALLFAAAVLVVACPCALGLATPMAVVVGVGRLAERGVLVKNPEALEALRRVDVVAFDKTGTLTWGRPKVVEFLGDRRALELAASAELLSEHPIAAALVEYARSAGVEPRRPESFDSLPGLGVYAVVDGVAVAVGNEKIVEGMGAAVDGDLAARAAELRARGYTVAYVVAEGRVVGMFAVGDEVKPGSAEAVAELKARGVEPVIVTGDHEETARAVASALGITRVYAGVDPEGKAKIVDEMRRAGRRVAFVGDGVNDAPALAAADVGIAVGTGTDVAKEAGDFVLVRGDLSKLAELMGLVDKIYGNIKFNIFWAFAYNAALIPIAAGALYPYVVLRPELAGLAMALSSISVTLNSLRLRRA; this is encoded by the coding sequence GTGGACATCAAGCTGAGGATCGAGGGCGGCAGGGAGGCCGTGTTGAAGATATTGGGGATGCACTGCGCCACCTGCGCGTTGACTGTCCAGAGAGCCCTCGCGTCGGTGCCCGGCGTCGTCGCCGCCTCCGCGTCCCTCGCGAGCGACGAGGCGAGGTTGCTCGTCGACCCGGCGAGGCTGAGGTACGGGGATCTCCTTAGGGCGGTCCGGAGGGCGGGCTACGACGTGTACGCAGAGGAGGCCTATCTGGCGTTGCGGGGGGTAGGCCCCGAGGAGGTCCACAAGGCCGCCGAGGCCGCAGAGGGCTGGGGCGTCTTCGAGGCGAGGCCAGACGTAGTCGGCGGAGGCGTCTCGGTGCTCTACAACCCCCTCGACGTGTCGGCGGAGGAAGTCAAGAGGCGGCTGGAGGGCGCCGGGTTCGAGGTCGCCGAGGTGCGGACCGGCGCAGTCGAGACTGACGTGGACAGGAGGGCGGCGGCCGTGGAGCTGGCCGAGCTGGGGAGGCGGCTCGCCGTGGCCGCGCCCCTCGCGGCCGTCTTGATGGCGCTCATGTTCGTCCGCCTCGGGGCTTGGTGGGCGCCGTTGCTCCAGTGGGCTCTGGCCACGCCGGTCCAGCTCTACTCCGGCTGGCGGTTCCTCAAGGGAGCATTCCGGGCGTTCAGAAACGCCACGGCCAACATGGACACCTTGGTGGCCCTGGGCACCTCAGCGACGTATCTATACAGCGCCTACGCCGCGGCGGCGGGCCTCCCGACGTATTTCGAGGCCTCGGCGGCCGTGATAGCGTTTGTGTTGGCCGGGAGGTATCTAGAGGCCAAAATGCGGCTTAGGACAGGCGAGGCGGTGAGGAGGCTCCTCGGGCTACAGCCGCCGAGGGCTAGGGTCGTCGCCGGAGGCGCCGAGGTCGAGAAGCCCGCCGACGAGGTGGCGCCCGGCGAGATTGTGTTGGTGAGGCAGGGCGAGAGGATACCCGTCGACGGCGTGGTGGACGACGGCCGCGGCTACGTGGACGAGTCCGCCTTCACGGGGGAGCCCATGCCCGTCGAGAAGAAGCCCGGCGACTTAGTCCTCGCAGGCTCCACGCTGGTCAGAGGAAGTCTGGCCGTCAGGACGACCCGTAGCGGGAGGCATACGTTGATCGCCCAGATGGCCAAGCTGGTGAGGCACGCCCAGAACGCCAGATTGCCCGTCCAGAGCCTCGTGGACAGAATCGCCGGCGTGTTTACCTGGGCGGTTATGGCCGTAGCCGCGGCGACCTTCGCCGTCTGGCTGGCGCGCGGCGCCCCTCTCGGGACCGCACTGCTGTTCGCCGCCGCCGTGTTGGTGGTGGCCTGTCCCTGCGCCCTCGGGCTTGCGACGCCTATGGCTGTAGTGGTGGGGGTCGGCAGGCTGGCCGAACGCGGGGTTCTGGTCAAGAACCCGGAGGCCCTCGAGGCCTTGAGGAGAGTCGACGTGGTGGCGTTCGACAAGACGGGGACCTTGACGTGGGGGAGGCCGAAGGTCGTCGAGTTCTTGGGCGACCGGCGCGCTTTGGAGCTCGCCGCTTCCGCTGAGCTCTTGTCGGAACACCCCATAGCGGCGGCGCTGGTGGAGTACGCCAGATCTGCCGGCGTGGAGCCTAGGAGGCCTGAGTCCTTCGACTCCCTCCCCGGCCTCGGCGTATACGCCGTCGTGGACGGCGTCGCGGTGGCCGTAGGCAACGAGAAGATAGTGGAGGGCATGGGCGCCGCTGTGGACGGCGACTTAGCGGCTAGGGCGGCCGAGCTCAGGGCTAGGGGCTACACCGTCGCGTACGTGGTCGCCGAGGGTCGCGTCGTGGGGATGTTCGCGGTGGGGGACGAAGTCAAGCCGGGGTCGGCCGAGGCGGTCGCCGAGCTCAAGGCCCGCGGCGTCGAGCCGGTGATAGTGACGGGCGACCACGAGGAGACAGCCAGGGCAGTGGCCTCGGCGTTGGGGATAACGAGAGTCTACGCCGGAGTCGACCCGGAGGGCAAGGCCAAGATAGTGGACGAGATGAGGAGGGCCGGGCGGCGGGTGGCCTTCGTCGGCGATGGGGTCAACGACGCGCCGGCGCTGGCGGCCGCCGACGTGGGCATCGCAGTGGGCACCGGGACAGACGTGGCGAAGGAGGCGGGCGACTTCGTCCTAGTGCGGGGCGATCTGTCGAAGCTCGCCGAGCTGATGGGCCTAGTGGACAAAATATATGGGAATATAAAGTTCAACATCTTCTGGGCCTTCGCCTACAACGCGGCGCTTATACCCATAGCGGCGGGGGCCCTGTACCCCTACGTCGTGCTCCGCCCGGAGCTCGCCGGCCTGGCCATGGCGCTCAGCAGCATCTCGGTCACCCTCAACTCCCTCCGGCTGAGGAGGGCTTGA
- the merA gene encoding mercury(II) reductase — protein sequence MPNYDVVVLGGGSAGVAAAVKAAQLGARVALVNEGPLGGTCVNVGCVPSKFLIRAAGLKRAVERPYFKGLSAKVEVDLKALMGHMKEVVAALRRGKYEEVLQYYDVEVVEGRGVLAGPRTVKVGGLELTGEKVIVATGARPRLPDVPGLREAVAKGLAFTNEEFFKLDDVPSSVVFIGGGAVAVELAQALARLGVGVAVVYRSALLKYEEGIASKFMEELLADEGVRLVRAEASAVEVRGGEVEVRHGEGSVRAEAVFVAAGRIPNVEPLGGLLRLGPHGGVEVNERMETSLPGVYAAGDVTGGLGGVRYLENVAARQGVVAAVNAMGGRAEFNPLAAPRVVFTDPAIASVGLREEDMLRGGIGCRCRLAPVEAVAAGWTRGNTGGFIKINTYPETWKVSMKRGKIAGALVVAPEAEELINVFALAIQLGLTVDDLVEWLPSFPSYGEAVRLAALAFYTDPTKLSCCGG from the coding sequence ATGCCTAACTACGACGTAGTCGTTCTGGGCGGCGGCAGTGCGGGGGTCGCGGCGGCTGTTAAGGCGGCCCAGTTGGGGGCGCGGGTGGCTCTTGTCAACGAGGGGCCTCTCGGCGGCACCTGCGTCAACGTGGGCTGCGTCCCCAGCAAGTTCTTGATCAGGGCGGCCGGGCTCAAGAGGGCTGTTGAGCGGCCCTACTTCAAGGGCCTCTCGGCGAAGGTCGAGGTGGACCTCAAGGCCTTGATGGGCCACATGAAGGAGGTGGTCGCCGCTCTGCGGAGGGGGAAGTACGAGGAGGTCCTGCAGTACTACGACGTGGAGGTCGTCGAGGGGCGCGGGGTCTTGGCGGGGCCGAGGACGGTCAAGGTCGGCGGCCTGGAGCTGACTGGCGAGAAGGTCATAGTGGCCACGGGCGCCAGGCCCCGTCTGCCCGACGTGCCCGGCCTCCGCGAGGCTGTTGCCAAGGGCCTCGCCTTCACTAACGAGGAGTTCTTCAAGCTGGACGACGTGCCCTCCTCAGTGGTCTTCATAGGGGGCGGCGCCGTGGCGGTAGAGCTGGCGCAAGCGCTCGCGAGGCTCGGCGTGGGCGTAGCGGTGGTATACCGCAGCGCCCTCCTCAAGTACGAGGAGGGCATAGCGTCTAAGTTCATGGAGGAGCTCCTAGCCGACGAGGGCGTCCGCCTGGTGAGGGCCGAGGCCTCGGCCGTCGAGGTGAGGGGCGGGGAGGTCGAGGTGAGGCACGGGGAGGGCTCTGTGAGGGCCGAGGCGGTGTTCGTGGCGGCGGGCAGAATCCCCAACGTGGAGCCTCTCGGCGGCCTCTTGAGGCTCGGCCCCCACGGAGGGGTCGAGGTCAACGAGAGGATGGAGACGTCGCTCCCCGGCGTGTACGCGGCTGGGGACGTCACGGGCGGGCTGGGAGGCGTGCGCTATCTGGAGAACGTGGCGGCTAGGCAGGGCGTCGTCGCCGCCGTCAACGCCATGGGGGGACGGGCCGAGTTCAACCCGCTCGCCGCGCCCCGCGTGGTCTTCACGGACCCGGCGATCGCTAGCGTGGGGCTGAGGGAGGAGGACATGTTGAGGGGCGGCATAGGGTGCCGCTGCCGGCTGGCCCCCGTGGAGGCCGTGGCGGCCGGGTGGACGAGGGGTAATACGGGCGGCTTTATAAAGATAAACACGTACCCGGAGACCTGGAAGGTGTCGATGAAGCGGGGCAAAATCGCTGGCGCGCTTGTCGTGGCCCCGGAGGCCGAGGAGCTCATCAACGTCTTCGCGCTAGCCATACAGCTCGGCCTGACCGTCGACGACCTTGTGGAGTGGTTGCCGAGCTTCCCCTCATACGGCGAGGCGGTCCGCCTAGCCGCGCTGGCGTTCTACACGGACCCCACCAAGCTGAGCTGTTGCGGCGGATAG
- a CDS encoding AAA family ATPase, with the protein MLFMDRPAESLDELFDRESEVKMLLESVSRRALTLVLGMRRVGKTSVVRAATRGRLRVYIDARIFEERAYISYDDLLGALRSELRRILPLHRRLGELLGRIRGVSVAGVDVRFEMGRRAPNISELLEAFDQWAGERGERLVLIIDEAQELIKLRGRAILPALGYAYDNLRNIAMVFTGSKAGLLLRFLRLEDPDSPLFGRYVERIDLGPFPPELSVRYLEEGFRQAGVEVGEDLIRKAVEALDGVVGWLAYFGLRALRSPRTALEETLEYATRLAASEFCHFVEYTGSRRYIYVASICRNGARWSEVKRHLQATEGRPITDYEVTKLLSNLVNYGFLEKRGDLYVVADPILRKALEGLRC; encoded by the coding sequence ATGTTGTTCATGGACAGGCCGGCCGAAAGCCTCGACGAGCTTTTCGACAGAGAGAGCGAGGTCAAGATGTTGTTGGAGTCCGTGTCTAGAAGGGCGCTCACTCTAGTGCTCGGCATGAGGAGGGTCGGCAAGACCTCTGTTGTGCGGGCGGCGACGCGCGGCCGCCTCAGGGTGTACATCGACGCCAGGATCTTCGAGGAGAGGGCCTATATCTCCTACGACGACCTCCTCGGCGCTTTGAGGAGCGAGTTGAGGAGGATTCTACCACTGCACAGAAGGCTTGGCGAGCTCTTGGGCAGAATTAGGGGCGTATCGGTGGCCGGCGTCGACGTGAGGTTCGAGATGGGGCGGAGGGCCCCGAATATATCGGAGTTGTTGGAGGCGTTCGACCAATGGGCTGGCGAGAGGGGGGAGAGGCTCGTGCTCATTATAGACGAGGCGCAGGAGTTGATAAAGCTAAGGGGGAGGGCGATCCTGCCGGCGCTCGGATACGCCTACGACAATCTGCGGAACATCGCCATGGTCTTCACAGGCTCAAAGGCTGGGCTATTGCTGAGGTTCTTGAGGCTCGAGGATCCGGACAGCCCCCTATTCGGCAGATACGTGGAGAGGATAGACCTCGGGCCGTTTCCCCCGGAGCTGTCGGTTAGGTATCTAGAGGAGGGCTTCAGACAAGCTGGCGTCGAGGTGGGCGAGGACCTCATCCGCAAGGCCGTAGAGGCGCTGGACGGCGTGGTGGGCTGGCTGGCTTACTTCGGCCTCAGAGCGTTGAGGAGCCCAAGGACTGCCTTGGAGGAGACCTTGGAGTACGCCACGAGGCTCGCGGCGTCCGAGTTCTGCCACTTCGTCGAGTACACCGGATCCCGGCGCTATATATACGTCGCCAGCATATGCAGAAACGGGGCCAGGTGGTCCGAGGTGAAGCGGCATCTACAAGCGACGGAGGGCAGGCCTATAACGGACTACGAGGTCACGAAACTCCTGTCTAACTTGGTGAACTACGGCTTCTTGGAGAAGAGGGGGGACCTGTACGTCGTCGCGGATCCCATATTGAGGAAGGCCCTAGAGGGCTTGAGGTGTTGA